CGCGGGCAGCTCGGTGGAGATCACGTGGTTGGGGACGATGTCGGCGATCCGCTCGAACCACCACAGCGAGAGCTGGGTGAGGATCCGGCCCTTGTCGGGGATCTCGTTGGGCAGCACCCAGTCGTACGCGGACGTCCGGTCGCTGGCCACCATCACCAGGTTCCCGTCGGCGTCCCGGTACAGGTCGCGCACCTTGCCGGTGTGCAGGTGGACCAGGCCGGGCACCTGGACCGGCTCGGGCTTGGTGACGAATCCGCTCACGCTCAGTCAGTCCTCACAGCTGGGGGGCTCTGCGACCGAGTCTTTCACGCCCGCGCGCTCAGTCGCCGGTGCGCCCCTCCTTGCACAGGTGGTCCAGCAGGTTGGCGGTGGCGCGCTGGATCCGCTCGTCGGTGTGCCCGGGCCGGTCCAGCGCGGGCGACCAGGCGAACGTCCCGGCGGCGAACACGTACGCGCCGCTGGGCGCCCGGTACAGCGAGGTCTCCTGGTGGGTGGCCCGCCCGGCCGCGTCCCGGTACGGGGAGTGCGCGAGCAGCACCCGCTCGGTGTGCGCGGGCAGTTGGACCTTCGGGTAGTAGCGGTCGGCCTCCCCGGCGACCAGGCCGGGCAGTTCGTCGCCGTCCGCCAGCCCGGTGCCCTGCCACAGCCAGTGCCCGGTGTTGCGGGCCACCAGCGGCACCGGCGCGGGCACGCCGCCCGCGTACTGGATGCCCAGCAGGTGCTGCTCGGGCTCCCCGGCGTCCCGCCACAGCGCGGAGGCCGCGCCCGGCACCCCGGCGGCGGGGTGGTCGGGGGTGACCCGCTGGCGCTTGCGGCAGTTCAGCAGCCGGGACGGCTCGCCGTCGGCGCCCGCGGACAGCTCGACCCGCCAGTACACGCTGTTGGCGGACAGGAACACCAGCGAGGTGCCGCCGTCCCGGGCCCGCTCGGCGGCCCGCCGCATCGGCTCCGACCAGTACTCGTCGTGCCCGGGGAAGACCAGCGCCTTGTAGCGGGAGGCGTCCACCAGCCCGGCGTGCAGGTCGGTCGCGGTGGCGTAGCCCAGGTCGTAGCCGTAGCGCTCGGCCCAGCGGATGAAGTCGTAGGCGTGCCCGACGTGCAGCGGCAGCCCGGCCCCGGCGTGCGGCCGGTCGAAGGAGACCGTGACGGCGGCCTCGCCCTCCCCCACCAGGTGCCCGGCCCCGTCCCAGGCGTGGTACAGGCTGGCGCCCAGGTGCCCGTCCTCGGGGAACAGGTTGTACGCCTGCCAGGTGACGTCCGGCAGCACCAGCAGCAGGTCCGCCGGGGCGAAGTCCCGCACGGTGAACGGGATGTGGCTGCGGTGCCCGCCGTCGGCGGTGGTCAGCACGGCGACGTACGCGCCGGAGCGCCAGTCGGACGGGACCTGGAGCCGCCAGGACAGCCACCAGTGGTGGCAGGAGACGGTGCGGTCGGCGACCATCGGCGCGGGCTGGGCCAGGCCGGAGATCAGCGGGCTGGAGTACACCTGCCGGGCGCCGTCCCCGGCGTCGTGGCCGATCCGGTAGACGTCGACCTGGAACTCCTGCGGCGGGTTGACCGTCACCCGGAAGTCCACCGAGCCGCCGGGGCGGGCCACGCCCGCCGAGGCGAAGCCCTTGATCTGCCGGCGCACGTCGTCCGCGTTGCGCGGGCCGCTGACCGCCGGGCGCGGCCGGGCCGAGCCGTCGACCGGGCGCTGGCCGGGCGCGTCCACGCTCACGTACCAGGGGACCACGCCCTCGCCGTCCGCCAGGTAGTGGTCCGGGCTGCGCAGCCACGGCAGCGGGCCCTGCCCGAACGGGTCGGACACCCCGTGCGCCAGCGTGCCGGACTCCCACCGGCGGTTGGACTCCGTCCCCACGCGCCCCTCCCCACCCTTCGCCCATCCACCGAGGGTTGGCAATTGCCATGCGGATGTGCGTGCCGACCAGCACACCACAGTTGGTCGGCGAAGCGTCACCCCACCGTAGCAATTGGTACGGATGAAACCGGCTTCCCCCGGACGGTCCGAAACCGTCCCGGTTCAGCCCGAAAGTCGCACCGGTCGCTCCACCCTGATCCCGGCCCGTTCCAGCCATCCGCGCAGCGGACCGTCCTGCCCGTCCTCGACCGCCATCGCCACCGCGGGCGCCAGCTCGCCCCGGGGGGCGGCCGCGCAGAGCAGCACCGGGCCGTCCAGCCAGTCCAGCCCCGGAGCGGCGGTGCCGGCGTCCACCGCGGCGCAGCAGACGGTGGCGGTGAGGTGCTCGACCAGCAGGTCGCGGCCGCTGCGCACGGGGGGCAGCGGGGGCGCGACCTCGGCGGCGCGCGCCACCTGGCCGGCCAGCGCGGCGGCCAGCTCCTCCGCCTCGCCGGCCGCCAGCCGGGCCAGCAGCCGGTCCAGCGCCGGGCCGGTGTGCACGCGGTCGTCGCCGAGCGCGGCCTGCAGCGCGGCGGCTTGGGCCCGCCAGCCCCGGTCGACCACCAGCCGCGGGTAGTCCTCCC
The window above is part of the Kitasatospora sp. NA04385 genome. Proteins encoded here:
- a CDS encoding N,N-dimethylformamidase beta subunit family domain-containing protein encodes the protein MGTESNRRWESGTLAHGVSDPFGQGPLPWLRSPDHYLADGEGVVPWYVSVDAPGQRPVDGSARPRPAVSGPRNADDVRRQIKGFASAGVARPGGSVDFRVTVNPPQEFQVDVYRIGHDAGDGARQVYSSPLISGLAQPAPMVADRTVSCHHWWLSWRLQVPSDWRSGAYVAVLTTADGGHRSHIPFTVRDFAPADLLLVLPDVTWQAYNLFPEDGHLGASLYHAWDGAGHLVGEGEAAVTVSFDRPHAGAGLPLHVGHAYDFIRWAERYGYDLGYATATDLHAGLVDASRYKALVFPGHDEYWSEPMRRAAERARDGGTSLVFLSANSVYWRVELSAGADGEPSRLLNCRKRQRVTPDHPAAGVPGAASALWRDAGEPEQHLLGIQYAGGVPAPVPLVARNTGHWLWQGTGLADGDELPGLVAGEADRYYPKVQLPAHTERVLLAHSPYRDAAGRATHQETSLYRAPSGAYVFAAGTFAWSPALDRPGHTDERIQRATANLLDHLCKEGRTGD